TCTGTCAATTTTTATCatctattatattaaaaataaattttcacttttagttgtccactttaacatatcaagaaaaagacaaataatttttcttgCTTTACCTTTAATATTAACTActcaatcctcaagtgatttcTCAAGTTCATAATAACTATAAGTTAATCAATATGGatattatcataaaatatgcatttcatttattatttctcaaagaaataaataatacaAAGCATATACAAATGAAAGTGAACACAGAGTGCAAAGTACAAGTAAAAGTATCTTATCAGAGTCACTTTGTTACGGAACATTTTATCTCTTTAATGCGGGACTTTTTAATGCAAAATCAAATTTAATCAGCCTCCAATTATGAATACCGCCTTCAATTATGAATACTATCGAGCgaaaaaacgaaaaaaaaaaatcttaacgCGGAATTTGTCAAACTAACAAGTCATGTGAATATGTATTTCAGTCATGTCAAGGCTAGAAAATGTAtccaaacaaaagaaaatgttTGCATTTTGGACATAATAGGATTGAAGTATTTGACCCGTTTGATGATGAGAAttttgttactttttttttgaaaaaaaaaggtttatttgaaaatcaacaTTTGACCATTAAAGTTTTATCTAGAATTTGCAAAACACCCGAAAACCTATTTtcacttttattatatttttctttttcaaatacaccttgattttttatttttataaaagcaacctcatttaaattatattaaatatttcaagtttattttttaaaaaatacattcaTACAACGAAATATTATTTGCAAAACCTAACAAACACaaatcttcaacttcaacttcaaaaattcaaataaagtgaaaaaatatttgtaatagTATGCAGTAGCCCATTTAGGAGATCTAATCTATGACATTATGTGATtatctattttgagatattaCTCTTTTAGAGCAAATTCAATCATATGTTTAAGGTAAATTAGTCAAGTTGaatgattttgctaatttttatttaaaaattggagagtataaactatatttttaaaagatacGTTTAAActctaaatattttatgcaaaaAGTATAACTAAACACAACTccaactttaactttaaaaataagGCATTTGTCTAAGGCTCCTAAATTTGAGGGGGCTCATTTTTtagcaataataaaattattataggtattttttaaaaataaaataaaattgtattgtccgttttaaattttcaaaagtcttctttactttttcttttattaaacgtcaaattttatttaaagttaAACAAATTGAAAGGCGAAATACTATTTATAGAACAAGtaaatttttcatataaaaagaaaaaaacaacttTGCATCTCAAAATagtttttatgaaatatattacTCTCTTTgtcccattttatgtggcactcttttctttttagtccatttcaaaaaaaatatcaccttattataattagaaacaatttcactttaaaatttctcttttacctttaatgaaatgatttataactACACAAATATTTAAGGAATATTTTggaccacaagtttcaaaagtatttcttctttttataaaCACCGTGTCAAGTTAAATAAAGCGGAGGGATTACTAACTTTGCatcttaaaaaaaaagaagaataaactttcaattaaaaaaatacaaagtattattcaaaaatttaacgCCTCCAATTCATTTTTAGCTTTAGGCTATCAAAATGCTTGAGCCGCGCCTGTGCTACCTAGTAACAAATCTTGCAAATTGAAGGAATAAAAAACTTGATACTTTCACATGAAACCTTTTCACTATTTGGCTTCCCTAAATGCCTAATAAACATCAACgcataaaattataaataaaaatttattagaATTACAATATATACCATACTAAAAATCTTAAAGGTAGAGCTTTTAGTCCTTGGTCCGTCAACGAATACATAGTGTTAATAGCGTGTATTCGTCGATCAGAGGGTGGTCTTGGTCAAATGAACCATCAAATTAATGGAGTTGTTAACATCAATCAAAAACTTAAAAATGAAAATTCCTAATAATCCAATCTGTAGATGACGCAGCCCAAAAAAGTTGTCAATATTTTACAcctaaatattgaaaatatgtTCATTCTGTCTGTGTCTCTATAGACAAAGTGACAGTAACACCATCCTCCTTTCCACATTAATCACCCAAACTAAACTCAAAATTCTAATCTAGTTGTATATTATATCATACCACAATTTTTATAAtggatattttgatacattttacCTATTTTTAGTTCAGGACTGTAATATTCAAGTTAAAatcagacaaataaattgaaatgaagaAAGTTATACTGATTTAAAAATGTATTTGGATCATTCAGATGAGAACAATTAACATATAATACTCAAATACTACAAGAAAAGATTTAATATTACATCACCATCAGTCTTTTTGCAATTATGTTACTCTAATCAATCATCATATCATTCACATTTATTAATTAGAAGAGCAAACCCCATATACACCATTCTTCTAAGTTTGTCAAAATTGTTTCATCTCAAAAGAAAACAAAGCATGGACAGACTTGTTGAGCCTGATTTGGAGGAACTCAAACTTTGTTTCATCAGAGGCCAAAAATCTTGTGCAACTTTCAAATTAACCAATCTTATGCACACCATGTCTGTAGCTGTTGGTTTCTCTACTACAAAGCCTTCTGTTTTCTCCTTCTCACATCCATTTACGATTATTCGTCCCCTGTCAACAGCTTCCTTCACTCTTTTCTTGACTGATTCTTGTGATCAACCTCCTGTTTCAACGCCTTTAGACACCGTTATGGTTAAGTCATCGATGCTTCCCACTGGTAAAGCAAGTCAGGATGATCTTCGCCGTCTCTTCTCAAGAAGTGGATCACATATATTCAAAGATGCCAAGATTCCCATTTCTCTTGTTGGTCCACAAGTTGTGGAGTTTCTTCTTTCATCCAATAATTTATTGGATGTCAGTTTACTTCTTCCAAAAGCCATTTCTTTGTGTGATGGTTGTCAGATTGATTCATTGCTTAAATTTGCTGCAAAGAATGGGAATTCCCATTGTATTGCAGCTCTGATTCAGGCTGGTGCTGATGTTAATAGAAGGGACTCGGATGGAGACTCCGTTATGTCACTGGCTGTGAAATCTGGAAATCTTGATTCTGTTCAGGTTCTGATCGAGTCTGGTTATACTATTGACAACTCTGCTGATAGGTTTCTGCATTATGCAGCTCCCATGGACCGCGTGGACTTGATGGAGATTCTTTGTTTGGGTTATGCTGATATAGATTTGAATTCAATTGATTCACAAGGTAGAACTCCCCTTCATATAGCAGCAATTAACGGACATGTTGAAGTGATTCAGTTTCTTGTTTCAGTAGGGAGTGATACAGATATGTTAGACTCTCAAGGATGGACTCCCTTGCATTTTGCTGCTCATCAAGGCCATGTTGAAGCAGTTGGCGTCTTACTAAATCATTCTAATTTTGCAAAATATGCTCTAACGAAACAAGGGAAGACTGCGTATGAGCTTGCTAATGATCAAGGCCATACTAAATTGTACGATCATTTACAATTGGGAGACATTTTGCATAAGGCTGCAAGAAAAGGGGATGTTGCTGATATCAAGAAATGTATCGCTGAAGGGGCGAATGTGAATGGAAAGGATCAGAATGGCTGGACTCCCTTACATAGAGCAGCTTTTAAAGGTAGAGTTGAAGTGGTAAAGGTGTTGGTAAACAACCGAGCTAAGCTTGATGTTGTTGATTATTGTGGATACACACCGCTTCATCTTGCTATTGAGGCTGGACAAAAGGATGTGGCGATGTATTTGATTGCTCAAGGTGCTAAGGCTAATTTGAAGAGCTTCAAAGCTAAAGAAGTGATTTCTTGTGATTTTGGACATCTACATACTTACAACTTTGTATAGTGAAGAGCAAAATAGACTTAACTCAATTGGGAGAGGCTCTTGTATATTTTTGGCTAATGTGGAAGTTTTTGTAGACTTCTTTTTACTACATCGATAACTTGTATAATCTGAATAACCTTGAAAAGTTAGGAGCCTATTATGTTCTGTTGttaaattcagaaaatatgattttttcaacttttggcactcaaaaatcttgaattcttctgAATTGGAATTAGTAAATTCATCACTGATCAAATGAAAGGATATTTGTCCTAGTTTGGAGCTCCTGCTGTTTCTTCCCTTTGCCATTTCAAGATTTTAGGCTTCTTGTAAAGCACTGAGGAATACCAATTCAAGGCTTTACTTTGGAACTAAATCTTTGAATgcagataaattattttttgttgtgttcatgGTATGTGATGCAAGTGAatgttaacacacacaaaaaagacaTCATAAAATTAGTTGTATGTTCCGTCATTGATCTTTCTATTTCTTTCACTGAATCTAATCCACTCGTTTCATTTAAGACACCAAAATTAGAATCTTGGATTGGACTAAACAGTCCTGCACCAGCAAGGAGCGTTTGGAAAGCAGGATTTCGGACTTTAGGTACTCAATAATCTTGAATTCTTCTCTTGTAAATATGAGAATAAGAATGAATCCTaatagtatatatttatttgaattattttcagtgtaattacttggttgataattaGAAGCTAAGGAAATACTCCAACTGGATCTTCACTTATTTCTACTTTTAGCCATTTGAGACTGCCTGTAAAAGCACTGAGGACTAGAAATTCAATAAGGAAAATTGGAGTTGTTTCTACTGTCTTCAGTATATTGATTTGAATTCTTGGAATACCAAACATGTTCTTCTAAGAAGTTTGTGCTAACAACA
This DNA window, taken from Solanum dulcamara chromosome 3, daSolDulc1.2, whole genome shotgun sequence, encodes the following:
- the LOC129882878 gene encoding protein VAPYRIN-LIKE-like; the protein is MDRLVEPDLEELKLCFIRGQKSCATFKLTNLMHTMSVAVGFSTTKPSVFSFSHPFTIIRPLSTASFTLFLTDSCDQPPVSTPLDTVMVKSSMLPTGKASQDDLRRLFSRSGSHIFKDAKIPISLVGPQVVEFLLSSNNLLDVSLLLPKAISLCDGCQIDSLLKFAAKNGNSHCIAALIQAGADVNRRDSDGDSVMSLAVKSGNLDSVQVLIESGYTIDNSADRFLHYAAPMDRVDLMEILCLGYADIDLNSIDSQGRTPLHIAAINGHVEVIQFLVSVGSDTDMLDSQGWTPLHFAAHQGHVEAVGVLLNHSNFAKYALTKQGKTAYELANDQGHTKLYDHLQLGDILHKAARKGDVADIKKCIAEGANVNGKDQNGWTPLHRAAFKGRVEVVKVLVNNRAKLDVVDYCGYTPLHLAIEAGQKDVAMYLIAQGAKANLKSFKAKEVISCDFGHLHTYNFV